TGTAGATCATCTCGTTGAGCGAGAGGGTCAACACTTCGAGCGAATGCAAGTGCATCACCAGCGCACGCAACGTGGCTTGCAGGTTGCTCATCACCAGCGCGGACGCCACGCCTTTGCCTTCCACGTCGGCAACCACGAGCAGCAACGTCTGCGGACCAAGATTCAGGAAGTCGTAATAATCGCCGCCACACTCGAAGCAGGGCTCGTTGAGCACCGCGATCTCGTATCCGGGGACCACCGGCGGCGCCTCCGGCAACAGCGACCGCTGGATGCTCCGCGCCAGATCCATCTCCCGCTGCAGGCGCTGTTTCTCCAGCGACTCACGGTGCAAGCGCGCATTCTCGAGCGCCATCGCCATGTGGCCGCTGAGTTTCTGCAGGAAGTCGAGGTCTTCAGGCTTGAACTTGCCATTCACCGCGTTCAGCAGCTGGATGACGCCCACGATCTCGCCGGTGTGGTGCCGGATGGGCAGGCAAAGCAGCGATTTGGTGCGATAGCCGGTCTTGGTGTCAAAGCTGCGGTCGAAGTAGGGCAGGTTGTAGGCGTCGTCGATGTTGACGGCTTCGCCGGTCTCGCCCACGCGGCCGGCCACACCCTTGCCGAAGGGCAGGCGGATCTCCTGGTTCTGCAATCCCGACGCCACGATCGACCACAATTCTTTCTTCTGCGGGTCCACCAGGAATACGGTGCCGCGATCGGCTTTCACTTCGGTGCGCGCGATCTTCAAGATCAGGTCGAGCAGCTCGGCCAAGTCGAGCGTCGAGTTCAACAGGCGCGTGGCTTCAAAGAGCAGCGAAAGCTGCGTGATGGTCTTCTGGCTCTCCTGCGCCGCCAGCGCCTGCTGCACGCTCACGCTGGTGATCTCGGCGTAGAGCAGCCACCATTTCAATATCTCTTCCGACACCGGCCCGGTGGCGTAGTTCACGATCACGCCGCCCAAGCGTCCGCGCGCGGCCAGCGGATAAGCGGAAAC
Above is a genomic segment from Acidobacteriota bacterium containing:
- a CDS encoding SpoIIE family protein phosphatase yields the protein MSAKSAAAEKEARKDFVTAFADAVQRFTSPATNDEVLALVPNMLVHDFAAERSELWLWDEQSGSAYLTHSATQAGGKDVSHRHDYAAKSEGVIGKVAAVSKTIENIKLASFGGDDQEFAERTGFSHVSAYPLAARGRLGGVIVNYATGPVSEEILKWWLLYAEITSVSVQQALAAQESQKTITQLSLLFEATRLLNSTLDLAELLDLILKIARTEVKADRGTVFLVDPQKKELWSIVASGLQNQEIRLPFGKGVAGRVGETGEAVNIDDAYNLPYFDRSFDTKTGYRTKSLLCLPIRHHTGEIVGVIQLLNAVNGKFKPEDLDFLQKLSGHMAMALENARLHRESLEKQRLQREMDLARSIQRSLLPEAPPVVPGYEIAVLNEPCFECGGDYYDFLNLGPQTLLLVVADVEGKGVASALVMSNLQATLRALVMHLHSLEVLTLSLNEMIYNDTKSEKYLSIFLGLVDTRRNGLHYINAGHVPPILVSGATGEWKQLTDGGTVIGLFPHAEYQRGSVKLNPGDVLVTCTDGIGEAQDTKEEEYGSERLADCIARNRDKSAQEIVDIVLREVTDWSRGGTHVDDKVLMILKVNDQGSITQAIARGEPRHP